The genome window GCATGACGCTGGAGCAAATAAAGCACTGGGTAAACACCCGCCCCACCCTGGCCGACGCCCTCGGCATTGAGCTAACCGCCCTCACCGACGACTACCTAGAAGGCCGCATGCCCGTGGACGGCCGCACCCATCAGCCCATGGGATTGCTGCACGGCGGGGCCTCCGTGGCCCTGGCCGAAACCCTGGGTAGCGTGGCCGCCGCCACCCGGCTCGACCCAACCAAGCAAGCCTGCGTGGGGCTGGAAATCAACGCCAACCATATCAAAGGAGTGCGCGACGGCTACGTGGTAGGCCGGGCCACGGCCCTGCACGTGGGCCGCAGTACCCAGGTGTGGGAAATCCGGATTACCCACGAGGAAACCGGGGCCCTGGTGTGCATCAGCCGCATTACTATGGCCGTGATTGACTTACCCGCCGCCAAGCCCCAGGCATGAGCAGCCTGCAGCGCATTTCCTGGCAGCCCAACCTGCCCGTGGCGGATCGGCGGCGGCGACTAGTAGCGCTGGCCCTGAGTAGCGGCCGGCCGGTAGCGCTTTGGCGCCTACCCGGCGCCCAGCACGCCCGGTTGTGCGTGAGCTTAAAAGTTGATTCCGCCTACGTAGGGTTGCCGCCCGCTCTGGAGCCCACAGCCCCGGCGGGATTCGCCTTTTTTCCCTTCCGGGATTCCGACCACAACCCGCCGCTTTTCCTGCCCGCCGACCTGTACTTTGATCTGGCCCATCCGGAGGAAATTCAGGTGAGTTCGGCGGCGGCGGCCCGGTTGCCGGAGCTACGACAGCGCTTTGCTACCCTCCCACCCACGGCCGACCTTCCCTGGCACCTGAGCCGCCAGCCAGTACCAGCTACCGCCTCCCAACCCGACTATGAGGCGCTGGTAGCGGCCGGGGTGGCGGCCATTGAGGCCGGCACCGTGCACAAGGTAGTATCAAGCCGGGCCGTGCGCAGGCTGTTGCCGGCCGGCTTTGATGCCCTGGCGGCGTTCGACGAGCTGCAGGAGCGTTACCCTAATGCGTTCGTGTCATTGGTGAGTGCGCCGGGAGTGGGTACCTGGCTGGGCGCTACCCCCGAGGTGCTGGCTGAAATTACCGAGGACCAGGTTTTCCGAACTATGGCCCTGGCTGGCACCCAACCGCTGCTGCCGGGCATGATACCGGCCACCGCCAAGTGGGCCCACAAAGATTTGGAGGAGCACGCCATGGTGGCGCGCTACATTGTGAATTGCTTCAAGCAGTTACGCCTGCGCGAGTACGACGAGCGGGGTCCGCGTACCGTGGCTGCCGGCCAGCTCTTGCACCTGCGCACCGATTTTGCCGTGCACCTCACCCAGGTTCCTTTCCCAACCCTGGGCACCGATATGCTCCGCCTCCTGCACCCTACCCCGGCCGTGGGTGGGGTTCCTAAGCAGCCGGCCCTGGAATTTCTGCGCCGCCAGGAAGGCTACGACCGGGCTTATTACGCTGGTTTCCTGGGTCCCGTAAACCTACCCGAGGCCGGCGTGGCCCGTCTCTACGTGAATCTGCGCTGCCTGCAGTTGCGGCCCCAGGAAGCCATTCTCTACGCCGGTACCGGTCTGACCATTGACTCTGACCCCGCGCGCGAGTGGCAGGAAACCGAGCTGAAGCTGCGCACCATTGGCGCTATTCTGCATGAGTGAGCTGAACTATTGGTGCTATGCAAAGTTGTGTGGACAGTACATCACGACGCCATCTTGCAGAGCAAGGCATGCAGTGGGCTGTCATTGCAGTTGTTAGCACGTGAGATGCCCGTGATATTCTGCGTAACGGCTTCACGGGCGCACCAGAAGCCGATGCGTTTCACCCACTTCCGTTAGCAGCTCATTTTGCCTGAGTTGGTTTTCGCTTGTTGAAGCATTCTTTGTTGCTTCCTTTTGCCTCTATCCCCTACTCTATGTCTTCCCTGCAAGCCGTTCATAATATTCCCGAAATCTGCGCCCAGCTCGGTATTACGGACGTGGTGCTCTCGCCTGGGTCCCGGTGCGCTCCATTAACCATTGCCTTTGCTCGCCACCCAGCCATTACGGTGCGCACGGTACCCGACGAGCGGGCCGCGGCCTTTATCGGGCTGGGGCTGGCCCAGGCCCAACGGCGGGCGGTGGCGCTGGTGTGCACCTCCGGCACGGCGGGCCTGAACTACGCGCCGGCCGTAGCCGAAGCCTATTTTCAGCAGATTCCGCTGGTAGTCTTCACCGCCGACCGGCCGCCGGAGTGGATAGACCAGCTCGACGGGCAGACCATTCGGCAGGCCGACCTGTACGGGGCTCACGCCAAAGGCACGTTTACTTTCCCCGCCGATACCAGTCACACCGATGCGCACTGGCACGCCGGGCGCTTGGTGTCGGAGGCCATTGGAATGGCCGAGCAGTTTCCGGCCGGGCCGGTGCAGGTCAACGTACCGCTGCGGGAGCCCTTCTACCCTAAAGCGGGCGAAGAACTTCAATTTGAGCCGGTGAAGGTGACCCGGGAGCTGCCCGGCCGCTCGTTGCTGCCCGCGGCCTTGCTGCACGAGTTGCGCGAAGCCATTCAAACGACCAGCCGCGTGCTGGTGGTAGCCGGACAGCACCCCGCCAACGCCGAGTTATTGTTAGCAGTGCGCCAGTTTGCGGCCGCCTACCAGGTGCCAGTTGTCGGTGATTTGATTGCCAACCTGCACCTGCCCGCCGCCCCCTACTTCGATCAGCGCCTGCGCCCCCTCGGTCGGCAGGATGTATTTATGGCCGTTCCGGAGCCAGGCCTGAAGCAAGCCCTGAAACCGGAACTGCTAATTACTTTCGGCCAGTCGTTGATTTCCAAGGCCCTCAAACTCTACCTGCGTACCGCCAAGCCAGCCCAGCACTGGCACATCCAGCCGGCCGGCGCAGTAGCCGACACGTTCCAGTCGCTAACCAAGGTAGTGCGCATGGAACCGGCCGACTTTTTTGCGGTAATGAGTCAAGAAGTTTCGAGAGGTAATGCAGGCGGAGGCTCTAAAGCCAACGTCTCGGCTGATCCTCAGAATCCATCTACTGACTACGGAATCAGTTCGAATCCGCTCGTCACCTCTCTCACTCAGCAGGTCACTGGTTCGATTCCAGTTGATTCCACAAGCTCAGTGGAGCTGCCGGGATTCGAACCTGCGCCCACCCACACTGCCGTTCCAGACGTTACGCGCGTGGCGGTGCCCCCGGCCCCGACTGGCTCTTTCCGCCTCACGTGGCCGGGCAGCGGCGCGCACCTGAGCGAGGCGGTAGCGTCGGCCAAGGCGGCCTACCTCAAGCCGTGGCTGGCAGCTGAAAATTGGGCCGAGGGGTTCCTGCGGGAGTTTATGCAGCAGCCTCATCAGCCGTTCAATGAGTTTACGGCCATTTATCGAGCCCTGCAGTTGCTACCCGACCGCACGGCCCTGCACCTGGCCAATAGCATGGCTGTGCGCTACGCCAACATTTTGGGGGTACCGGCCGGCCGCACCGTCGAGGTCTTCGCTAACCGGGGCACCAGCGGCATTGACGGCTGCACCAGCACGGCCATTGGAGCCGCTCTGGCCCAACCCGGCCGGCCGGTGGTGCTGCTTACCGGCGACGTAGCGTTCTTCTACGACCGCAACGCTTTCTGGCACAACTACCCTACCCCCAATCTGCGCGTGATACTGCTGAATAACCACGCCGGCGGCATTTTCCGGCTGATTGATGGGCCTCGTCAGCAGCCGGAGCTGGAGGAGTTTTTTGAGACGCGCCAGCCGCTCACGGCCGAGAATACGGCGCGTGATTTCCACCTGCGCTACCACACGGCCCGCACCTTCGCCGAACTAGAATCGGCTTTACCGGTTTTCTTTGCACCCGAATCCGGCGCGAGTCTGCTTGAAATCACCACTGACAGCCCTACCAACGCCGAGTTCTTCGAACAGTACCGCGCGGCGGTGAGATCTTCGTTTACGTAATGCTTTCCCACTACTTGTCATCCTAAGCATGTTGCCTCCACCGGGTGAAGCTCAAGGAATGGCAGGAATGTTTGACGCTTTTTCTATTCCACTTTCTATGGCCGAACAACTTACCTGGACTCCGATTAAGGAGTTCCGCGAAATCCTCTTCACGCAGTCTGGCGGCATTGCCAAGATTAGCATCAACCGCCCCCAGGTCCACAACGCCTTCACGCCCCTCACGGTGCAGGAAATGATTGAGGCCATGGACATCTGCCGCAACCGCACCGACATTGGGGTCATCATCCTCACCGGTGAAGGCGGCAAAGCGTTCTGCTCGGGCGGCGACCAGAGCGTGCGGGGCGAAGGCGGCTACGTTGGCGAGGATACCGTGCCGCGCCTGAACGTGCTGGATTTGCAGAAGCAGATTCGCTCTATCCCGAAGCCCGTGGTAGCCATGGTGGCGGGCTGGGCCATTGGGGGCGGCCACGTCCTGCACGTGGTGTGCGACCTGAGCATTGCCGCCGAAAACGCCCGTTTTGGTCAAACCGGCCCCAACGTAGGGTCGTTTGATGGCGGCTTCGGAGCCTCCTACCTCGCCCGCGTGGTAGGCCAGAAGAAGGCCCGCGAAATCTGGTTTCTCTGCGACCAGTACAATGCCCAGGAAGCCCTCGACATGGGCCTAGTAAACAAGGTAGTACCCCTGGAGCAGCTGGAAGAAACAACGGTGGCTTGGTGCAACAAAATTCTGGAGAAGAGCCCCCTGGCCCTGCGTATGCTCAAATCCAGCTTCAACGCCGAGCTTGACGGGCAGGCCGGAATTCAGGAGCTGGCCGGCAACGCCACGCTGCTGTACTACCTCTCCGAAGAAGCCAAAGAAGGCAAAAATGCCTTCCTGGAAAAGCGCAAGCCCGACTTCTCGAAGTATCCCAAGTTCCCGTAACCTTTCCGAAAGGTTCTATTGCGGCCTGCATCCTCGGCGGATGCGGGCCGTGTTGCTTTACTTGCTTTTGCCCTCGGCTGGCTATATTGCCGTATCTCTCCTGTCTTACTTGAAGCCGTATGAAATCTGCCCTGCTTCTGCTGTTACTGAGCTTTACCGCCATCTGCACCGCGCAGGCCCAGTCGACCCCGCCGGCTACGAGTGCTGCTCCCCCCGATAAGGCCAAGGAAGTGCGGGTGGTGGAGGCCTCCTGCGGGCAGTGCCGACTGGGCCTGCCGGGCAAAAGCTGTGATTTGGCCGTGCGCCTAGATGGCAAAGCCTATTTCGTGGACGGCACCACCATCGACTCGCACGGGGACGCCCACGCCAAGGACGGTTTCTGTCAGGCCATCCGGAAGGCAGAGGTGCAGGGCGAGGTAGTAGACAACCGCTTTAAAGCCACCTACTTCAAGCTGCTGCCAGACCAGCCAGCCCAAGGCAAGTAGCAGGCCTTCAGAGCACGTAAAACCACACTTCGGCAACAAGCCGGGTGGTCCCAGCTTCCTACACTACTCAGCATTTAACGCAGTGCCCGCCCGATTTTTCGGGTGGGCTTTTTTGTGCGGGCTCCGCGTGAGAATCTTCGTTGAAGCAGGTTTCCGTTACGTGCTACCCACTATATTGGCGGGGCGCAAATGCGCCATCATTTTCACCTCCGCAAATGCTGCGAGCGGTCTACTAACAGGTATTTCCAAGAACTATGGCAGCGTACCGGATACTAGCCAACGGCACGAGAGATTTTGAGTTACTGGCCGCTGATGGCACCGCTTTAGGAGCCCTGCACTACAGCGAATGGTTTTCCTTTAAGGCTGTTGCTACCCTGGCCGATGGCTCCGCGTTTCAGCTAGAGCCCAAAGGATTTTGGGGTACTACCATTGAGTTGAAAGACCACGACAAGGTGCTGCTGAATTTTAAAATGAATTGGGATGGCAACATCATCCTCAAGTCCAAGCTCAATGACAGCAGCCACGCCTTCGTCTTCAAAACCAAGAGCATGCTCAAAAGCGAGTACGTGCTACGCGGCCGCAACGAGCAGGAGCTACTGGTAGTAAAGCCCGATTTTGAGTGGAGCAAGTTCAACTACAACTACACGTTTACCACCACGGAGGAGTTTGAGGCTTCCGACTCCAAAGCCCTGCTGTTGCTTACCGTCCTGCACTGCGCCAACTACTACATGACCATGATGTCGTCGGCCGTAACCACCATGATTGCCGCAACATAAGGCCTCACAGCCTCGCAAAACTTTACTCCTCAAGCTGTTCGCATAGCCGAAGAAAAACGTCACGCACAGTCGGCGGCGCCACCCGGCAGGCTGGTTGACGAAAGCCAGAAACACGCTACCTGATTCAGGCTCCCTTGCTCAACTGAACTATTCCAGTTGCATAAGCACTTGCGGAGCAGCTAGGCAGCCGCTAAAATATTGAGCCGTAAGCGCCGCAGCCCTCGCACCAGCCGAAGAAGTTGCGCAGGCGTTCCTCCTTTGCGCGCTTCTTCAGCAGCTTACGGGCCTTGCGAGCCGCATCTACAACCGGCGGGGCGGCAACGGGGCGAACTACGTGGCTACGCAACGTGAGGTAGCGCCGGAACACAAAGGTTCGGGCCAGGGCAAAGGGACCAGGGGCGACAAGTAGCATGGCGGGTAGCGGGTAGTGACGTTGTTTAAGATACAGGTTTAACGTACTAGAAGTCAAGCTCCACCGTGGGTTTCTTACCCTGTGCGCGGTAGTTCCGTATGCCGAAGTGGTAGTGCCTGAGCTTTGGCATTGCTTCCTGCCTTCTTTCCCGCCATCCGTCTTACTTGCTTGTTACGCCCCATGACCGATGCGGAATTTCACCACGCCATCCGGCGCATCTGGCGCCTGCACTGGCTGCACTACGGCGGGCAAGCCCTGCTAATGGTGGGCGTGGTGCTAGCCATGGGCAAGCAGGTAGGGCTGAGCACTCGGCAGGCACCACCCTCAGCTTCCGGGCCGGCCTTGCTGCTGCTGGGAGCTCTGGTGCCGGTGGTTGGGCTGCTGCTGTACCTGCTGGCCCGGCGGCTACGCCCCAACCTGCGCCGACGGGCCGAGGAAAACATGCGAATCTACCAGGCCCGGATTTTTCTACGCAACAGCTTGCTGGGCTTGCTGGGGTTGCCCTTCTTGCTTGCCTACGCGCTGAGCCGCGGGGCCCTGGAACTGCCGGCCTATGGGTTTCTGCTGCTAGTGTTGGCCTTTCTTACCGCCCCCTCCGCCCCAGCCTACCAACGCTGGCTGCTTAGCTGAGCAGATGCGTATACGGCTCTTTCTGGTTCTCCTACTTTCTCGTGCATGGCCCCTGATTCTGCCCTCCTTCCCGATTCCCTGCTGCTCAATGGGCGCGAATTTCACTACGCCGACATTCAGCAATATCCCGCCAACTCCCCTACCGATCTGAACGGCTACGAAGCCCGCGTGCTGGATTTCTGCCGGCAGTGGCTGAATGGGGCCCAGGAGTTTGGGCTGCAAACCTCGGGCTCTACGGGCCTACCCCAGCGCGTGACCATGACGCGCCAGCAGCTGGCAGCCTCTGCCCGCCGCACCGGCGACTACTTCGACCTGGGCCCCGGCGACCGGATGCTGGTGTGCCTGAACTGCGAATTTGTGGGCGGACTGATGATGCTGGTGCGGGGCTTCGAGCGACGCATGCACTTGACTATTGTGGAGCCTCAAGCCGACCCGCTGGCCCTGGTGCCAGCCGACGCCGAATTCGACTTTACTTCCTTCGTGCCCCTGCAGCTGCGGGCGGTGCTGGCCGCCGGTCACGCCCCGCGCCTTAACCGCCTCAAGGGCATTTTGGTAGGTGGCGCGGCCGTGGAGAAAAGCCTGGAGCAGGAAATTCAGCAGGTACAGGTGCCCGTATATCTCACGTATGGCATGACGGAAACGGCCTCCCACATTGCCCTGCGCCGCCTCAACGGCCCTGATGCAACGCCTTACTACCACGTACTTTCCGGCATACACGTGGGCCAGGATGAGCGCGGCTGCCTCACCATCCGGGCCGATGTAACCCAGGACCAGCTCATCACCACCAACGACCGGGTAAACCTGCTGGACGCGCGCACCTTCGAGTGGCTGGGCCGGGCCGATTTCGTGATTAACAGCGGTGGCGTGAAAGTGCAGGCCGAAAAGGTGGAACAGGTGCTGGAGGTAGCCCTTATGGAGCTGGGCTTGCGGTGCCGCGCCTTTATAGCGGGCCGCCCCGACGAGCGCCTGGGCGAGCAGGTAACGGCCTTTCTAGAGGGCGAGCCGTTAGCCGCGGCCCAGCAGCAGCAGCTACATGCCTTGCTCTCTGAGCGCCTCGACAAATACGAACAGCCCCGAGAATTCGTCTTCGTGCCCCAGTTCCAAGCCACGCCCTCCGGCAAACTAGACCGTCGCAACACTTTGCAAATGGTGAAATAGTGAGATGGTGAAATAGTGAGTGAAGTGTCATGGCGAGCGAAGCGTGGCCATCCGTCCTGCCCAACGTGCTACCCTTCCAAACGTGACAAGCCCTTACCTCCGTGCTGGAAGTAAGGGCTTGTCTGTTTACTAGGCCGGTCACGAAGAGAGAACGGATGGCTTTGGTGCCCTCACCATGACAGCACGGAAAACTCACTTATTCGCTCACTCACCATTTCACCATCTCACTATTTCACCTTCGCTATGTGAAATTATCCGTTGATTTGTACAAATTCCTACCCTGCACATACTCAATGAATCATACGCGTTTTTCGGCGGCTACTTTTCTGCTCCTGACTCAGCTAGGTAGCGGCTGCGCCAGCACCTCCCGCACCACTACTCCGACCACGGCCGTAACGGGCGCTACCACGGAGGTCGTAGGGCAACTGGCCGCGGCGGCTGCGCAGGAGGAATCCGCTCCGGTGGCCCCGCCAGTTCCGGCTACCCCTGCCTTCCAGCTTGTGATGGAGCAGTTTGCCGACCTGCGGATTCTGCGCTACCAGGTACCCGGTTTTGAGGAGTTGGAGCCCCGCCAAAAGGAGCTGCTCTACTACCTCTACGAGGCGGCCCTGAGTGGGCGCGACATTACCTACGACCAGAACTACCGGCATAACCTGCGGGTGCGCCGCACCGTGGAGGCCTTGTGGCCCGCCAACGAGGAGCGCCGTACCGCCAGCACCAACCAGCAGCAAATAGCCCAGGCTGAAAAGTTTGCTACCTACGCCAAGCGCGTATGGTTCAGCAACGGCATTCACCACCACTACAGCACGCGCAAGTTTGTGCCGGAGTGCACGCCCGAGTATTTCCGGGAGCTGATATTTGCTACCGATGCCAAAAAGCTGCCCCTGGAGCCGGGCGAGTCGGTGACCAAGTTCCTGGCTACCCTGAAACCCATCCTCTTCGACCCCAACCTGGCCCCTAAGCGGGTAAACCAGGAGGCGGGCAAAGACCTGGTGAAAACCTCCGCTACCAACTACTACGAGGGCATGACCCAGACGGAAGTAGAGGCTTTTTACCGCAAGAAAATCAACAAGAAAGACTCGCAGCCCATATCCTACGGCCTCAACTCCAAGCTGGTGAAGGACAAGCAGAGCCGTATTGTGGAGCGGGTCTGGTTTACGGAGGGCATGTACGGCGGGGCCCTGACCAAGGTGGTGTACTGGCTCAACAAGGCCGCCGCCGTGGCCGAAACGCCCGAGCAGGAGCTGGCCCTGCGCAAGCTGGTGGAGTTCTACCAAATCGGCGACCTAAAGAAGTGGGACGAGTACAACGTGGCCTGGGTGCACGACACCAAGTCGAGGACGGACGTTGTGAACGGCTTTATTGAGGTGTACGGCGACCCGCTGGGCTACCGCGCCGCCTACGAGTCGGTGGTATCGTTCAAGGATTTGGAGGCCACCAAGCGCATTCAAGCCATTGGCAACGAGGCCCAGTGGTTCGAGGATCATTCGCCCATTCTGGCCCAGCACCGCAAGCAAAACGTGGTAGGCATCACGGCCAAGGTGATTACGGTGGTGGTGGAAGCCGGCGCCACGGCCCCCAAAACGCCCATCGGGATTAACCTGCCCAACGCTACCTGGATTCGGAAGGAGCACGGCTCAAAATCGGTGCAGCTGGGCAACATTGTGGAGGCCAGCAACGCGGCCGAAGCAGGCGGCATGCTAGATGAGTTTGCCTTGGACGAAGCCGAAAAGCAGCGGGCCCGCACCTACGCGGAGCTGGCCGCCAAGTTGCACACCGACATGCACGAGGTAATCGGGCACGCCTCGGGGCAGATCAATAAGGGCGTGGGCACGCCCAAAGAAACCCTGAAAAGCTACGCCTCGGCCCTAGAAGAAGCCCGCGCCGACCTGGTAGCTCTCTACTACCTGCCCGACCCCAAGCTGATGCAGCTGGGCGTGGTGCCCTCCCCCGACGTAGCCAAGGCGGAGTACGACAGCTACATTCGCAACGGCCTGCTGACCCAGCTAGTGCGCCTGCAACTCGGCGAGACGGTGGAAGAAGCCCACTTGCGCAACCGCCAGATGGTCGCCCGGTGGGTTTTCGAGAAAGGCCGCAAGGAAAACGTCATTGAGAAAGTGACCCGCGAGGGCAACACCTACTTCCGCATCAATGACTACGAGAAGCTGCGTGGCCTGTTCGGGCAGCTGCTGCGGGAGCTGCAGCGCATCACCAGCGAGGGCGACTACGCCGCCGGCAAGGCCCTGATTGAAACCTACGGGGTAAAGGTTGATCCGGTCCTGCACAAGGAAGTATTGGCCCGTTACCAAAAGCTGCATATTGCGCCCTACGTCGGGTTTATTCAGCCCCGGCTGGTGCCCATCAAGCAAGGCGACAAAATCGTGGACGTGAAGCTGGAGTACCCAACCAACTTCGCCGAACAGATGCTAGAATACGGCCGCCAGTACCGCCTGCTGCCTAATTACAACTAGCTTCTTTAAGCTGATAATTAACCAAAACTGTCCTGCCGACGCAGGAGGAATCTGAATTTAGCCTTTGATGATTAACTCCAATTCCTCCTGCGTCGGCAGGACATTCACGGTAGTACTTTGCAAACAATCGCCGCGCTACTACTTCGCCTTTCCTTCGTCAGCTTTATAACCGAAAGACATACTCTGAACCCTCTCTACCAACCAATCACCCCATGAAAAATTTCTTCCCTACCCTGGTGGCAGCCGTGCTGCTGGCTACTGCCGGGCAAGTGCAGGCCCAGTCGGCGCAACCCGCCCGAGCGGTGCAGGCCGAGGCCGAGCGCTACGAGTTCTGTGAGCTGATGCGCACGGGCTTTGTCAACATTGGTAAGCCTGAAAAGGAAAAGAGCGGCGACATTTACGTGGATTTCGGCTACGGCTACGAAAAGCTGGGCGGCTCGGAGCAGGTAGTGCGTGAGGCCGGCAAGATTCAGGTATTTGCCACCACCATCAGCGCTCTTAATTACATGGGTAGCCGGGGCTGGGAAATTGTGCAGATTCTGGAGCAGCCCATCAACTACACCAAAGGGGAGCCCAGCGAATACGTGCGCCGCTACGTGCTGCGCCGGCCCTTATCGGCCAAAGGCGTAGCCGGCGCACGGTAAAACCATAAACAGCACGCAGCAAAAGCAGCCCGTCACTCAGAGGTTTTCGCCTCCGGATGACGGGCTGCTTTTACTATCCTCTTTATACTACATACTTCTGTTTACTGCCCTTATTTTTCAGGCTTTAGCCCGTGCTGGGAGAACAGCCGCTCATGGCCCCGCGCTACCTTAATTAAGTCGCCGAGAAACAGCTTGACGCGCCCGAAGAAAATGATGCCGCTCATCTCATCCTCGGGTTGTTTGCCGGCCGCCCACACCTGGCGGTAGCCCACACCGGCACCCACGCCAATCCAGCGGAATATGCGGTAGTGGGCCCCCACGGACGGTTCTAGCAGGAACAGCACCTGGCTCTTGGTGCGTCGTACACCGCCGTCGGGGAAGTAGTATTTGGTATAGTAGCTGCCGGCCCCGAGCTGCAACGGCGTGCTCAGTTCCCAGCGGGGGTTGCCGATAAACACGTATTCGCCGTAGCCGGCCAGGTAGCGAAACCGGACCTCGTCGCGGGTGCCGGGCGGGGTGCCTTCCGGTTGGGCAATGCGGGTAGGTACCCCACCCGAGAGGCGGTACACACCCACGCCCGCTCGCCAGCGGCCGCGCCATTCAACGCCGCCTTTTACGCCATTGATACCCACTATCTTCCCATTCAGGATGGAGAAGCGCTGATCTAACTGAAAAACGATGCGGCGGTGGGCCTGACGCACAAAAGAACTATCGTCGGCGGGGGGCGCACTGGCAACCGCAGCGGCCGGCGCGGCCGTTAGCAGCACACCAGCCAGAGGTAGTAAACGGGATAAACAAACAGCTTCCACAACGCAAAAATACGCCTTCTGGTAGGCTTAGTTGTATGCCGGTGCTTCAGCTCACCCGGCTACCGCCTACGGTTCACCCGCCGTGGCAGCTGCTTCGACCGGTTTAGCGGCGGTGGGGCCACGCTTTTCGTGCAAGTTTACGGCGTCATCAGCTCATTCTTGCCATGCATCTTACGCCCGCTTTCCTGTTTTCCGTGGCCAACCCACTTGCCCTGCTGGGCTGGGCCCTGCTGGTGCTGGCCCCGCGCTGGCGCCTCACGCAAGCCGTTGTGCTGAGCGGCGCCCTACCCCTACTGCTGGCCGGCGCCTATGCTCTGCTGATTGGTAGTCACTACCTGAGTCCGCAGGCGGGCCAGGGCGGCTTCAGCTCTCTAACCGAGGTAGCAGCTTTGTTCCAAGACCCGTGGGCACTGCTGGCCGGCTGGCTTCACTACCTCTGCTTCGATTTGAGCCTGGGCATCTGGGAAAGCCTGGATGCCCGGCGGCGCGGCGTGCCACACTGGCTGCTGGTGCCGTGCCTGCTCCTTACTTTCCTGTTTGGCCCGGTGGGGCTGCTGCTTTACTCCTTGGTGCGGCGCTTCTACGGCCGCCACGTTTCGGATTCGGTTTCTGGTGCTACCCGCTAACTCCTGTACCTATGTCTGCCACCCTACCTCTGAAAACAGCTTCAACCTCAACTTCTCAGCCCGCCAACGGCTTCTCCTCACCGGTGGCCTTCGTGGCCGATTGGCTGCGCGTATTGCACCGCGTTAATCCGGTGCTGTCCTGGGCGGGCTGGGGGCACGTGGCTCTGCTGGTGCTGGCACTGGCACTGCTTCCCCTCGACCAGCGCGTGGTTACTGGCCACTTGGTG of Hymenobacter sublimis contains these proteins:
- the menD gene encoding 2-succinyl-5-enolpyruvyl-6-hydroxy-3-cyclohexene-1-carboxylic-acid synthase, with amino-acid sequence MSSLQAVHNIPEICAQLGITDVVLSPGSRCAPLTIAFARHPAITVRTVPDERAAAFIGLGLAQAQRRAVALVCTSGTAGLNYAPAVAEAYFQQIPLVVFTADRPPEWIDQLDGQTIRQADLYGAHAKGTFTFPADTSHTDAHWHAGRLVSEAIGMAEQFPAGPVQVNVPLREPFYPKAGEELQFEPVKVTRELPGRSLLPAALLHELREAIQTTSRVLVVAGQHPANAELLLAVRQFAAAYQVPVVGDLIANLHLPAAPYFDQRLRPLGRQDVFMAVPEPGLKQALKPELLITFGQSLISKALKLYLRTAKPAQHWHIQPAGAVADTFQSLTKVVRMEPADFFAVMSQEVSRGNAGGGSKANVSADPQNPSTDYGISSNPLVTSLTQQVTGSIPVDSTSSVELPGFEPAPTHTAVPDVTRVAVPPAPTGSFRLTWPGSGAHLSEAVASAKAAYLKPWLAAENWAEGFLREFMQQPHQPFNEFTAIYRALQLLPDRTALHLANSMAVRYANILGVPAGRTVEVFANRGTSGIDGCTSTAIGAALAQPGRPVVLLTGDVAFFYDRNAFWHNYPTPNLRVILLNNHAGGIFRLIDGPRQQPELEEFFETRQPLTAENTARDFHLRYHTARTFAELESALPVFFAPESGASLLEITTDSPTNAEFFEQYRAAVRSSFT
- the menB gene encoding 1,4-dihydroxy-2-naphthoyl-CoA synthase; the protein is MAEQLTWTPIKEFREILFTQSGGIAKISINRPQVHNAFTPLTVQEMIEAMDICRNRTDIGVIILTGEGGKAFCSGGDQSVRGEGGYVGEDTVPRLNVLDLQKQIRSIPKPVVAMVAGWAIGGGHVLHVVCDLSIAAENARFGQTGPNVGSFDGGFGASYLARVVGQKKAREIWFLCDQYNAQEALDMGLVNKVVPLEQLEETTVAWCNKILEKSPLALRMLKSSFNAELDGQAGIQELAGNATLLYYLSEEAKEGKNAFLEKRKPDFSKYPKFP
- a CDS encoding AMP-binding protein gives rise to the protein MAPDSALLPDSLLLNGREFHYADIQQYPANSPTDLNGYEARVLDFCRQWLNGAQEFGLQTSGSTGLPQRVTMTRQQLAASARRTGDYFDLGPGDRMLVCLNCEFVGGLMMLVRGFERRMHLTIVEPQADPLALVPADAEFDFTSFVPLQLRAVLAAGHAPRLNRLKGILVGGAAVEKSLEQEIQQVQVPVYLTYGMTETASHIALRRLNGPDATPYYHVLSGIHVGQDERGCLTIRADVTQDQLITTNDRVNLLDARTFEWLGRADFVINSGGVKVQAEKVEQVLEVALMELGLRCRAFIAGRPDERLGEQVTAFLEGEPLAAAQQQQLHALLSERLDKYEQPREFVFVPQFQATPSGKLDRRNTLQMVK
- a CDS encoding chorismate-binding protein; its protein translation is MSSLQRISWQPNLPVADRRRRLVALALSSGRPVALWRLPGAQHARLCVSLKVDSAYVGLPPALEPTAPAGFAFFPFRDSDHNPPLFLPADLYFDLAHPEEIQVSSAAAARLPELRQRFATLPPTADLPWHLSRQPVPATASQPDYEALVAAGVAAIEAGTVHKVVSSRAVRRLLPAGFDALAAFDELQERYPNAFVSLVSAPGVGTWLGATPEVLAEITEDQVFRTMALAGTQPLLPGMIPATAKWAHKDLEEHAMVARYIVNCFKQLRLREYDERGPRTVAAGQLLHLRTDFAVHLTQVPFPTLGTDMLRLLHPTPAVGGVPKQPALEFLRRQEGYDRAYYAGFLGPVNLPEAGVARLYVNLRCLQLRPQEAILYAGTGLTIDSDPAREWQETELKLRTIGAILHE
- a CDS encoding DUF6370 family protein; this translates as MKSALLLLLLSFTAICTAQAQSTPPATSAAPPDKAKEVRVVEASCGQCRLGLPGKSCDLAVRLDGKAYFVDGTTIDSHGDAHAKDGFCQAIRKAEVQGEVVDNRFKATYFKLLPDQPAQGK
- a CDS encoding hotdog fold thioesterase, coding for MTLEQIKHWVNTRPTLADALGIELTALTDDYLEGRMPVDGRTHQPMGLLHGGASVALAETLGSVAAATRLDPTKQACVGLEINANHIKGVRDGYVVGRATALHVGRSTQVWEIRITHEETGALVCISRITMAVIDLPAAKPQA